One Mercurialis annua linkage group LG3, ddMerAnnu1.2, whole genome shotgun sequence DNA window includes the following coding sequences:
- the LOC126674108 gene encoding uncharacterized protein LOC126674108 encodes MNFAHTLKYPTITCSFKPSSDRPHGIPARDRVIDFGKHNGKMLGALPSTYLKWVSKNLRAGDTEHWAKLVDQVLQDPVYQDRIEWEFAENLLNGNNGGSLSRTENAAAQLSELSERFGWDNEDKAGWSKVKFELLGTSKGGRIPRTASSSCCSTGFKEVEDLKEVVLTESEMRRKERRERVKVKMVGEKKKAKLGILMESKGKMVNGKNGDDVVEMNNPFPGREALYKRVLNNYKK; translated from the coding sequence ATGAATTTCGCCCACACTTTGAAGTACCCAACCATAACATGCTCTTTCAAACCCTCCTCCGACAGACCACACGGAATTCCGGCGAGAGACAGAGTAATAGACTTCGGCAAACACAACGGCAAAATGCTGGGCGCCCTCCCATCAACTTATCTCAAATGGGTCTCCAAGAATCTCCGCGCCGGCGACACCGAGCACTGGGCAAAGCTAGTAGACCAAGTACTCCAAGACCCAGTTTACCAAGACAGAATCGAGTGGGAATTCGCCGAGAATCTATTAAACGGCAACAACGGCGGATCTTTATCAAGAACCGAAAATGCAGCTGCTCAGTTATCAGAGTTAAGTGAGAGATTTGGTTGGGATAATGAAGATAAAGCTGGGTGGAGTAAGGTGAAATTTGAGCTACTGGGTACTAGTAAAGGCGGCAGAATTCCAAGAACGGCGTCGTCTTCGTGTTGTTCCACTGGTTTTAAGGAAGTGGAAGATTTAAAGGAGGTGGTTTTGACTGAGAGTGAAATGAGAAGGAAGGAGAGACGAGAGAGAGTTAAAGTGAAAATGGTGGGAGAGAAGAAGAAGGCTAAATTGGGGATTTTGATGGAAAGTAAGGGTAAAATGGTCAATGGGAAGAATGGAGACGACGTGGTAGAGATGAACAATCCATTCCCTGGACGTGAAGCTCTTTACAAAAGGGtgcttaataattataaaaaatga